Within the Halorhabdus rudnickae genome, the region TCTGGCGCGAAGGGACCGACTGAGTGTTTTCCCGCGGCTCCGATCGAACTGCTGTCACGCAAAAGCGACTCGTTAAGTTACTCCGTGGTAAAACGGTACGCAATGACGGAAACCGATCTCGAAGACCTGCGTCGTGGTACCGATCTCGTCAAGCGTGGCTTCGCGAAGATGCAGAAAGGCGGCGTCATCATGGATGTCGTTAGCCCGGAACAAGCCCGCATCGCCGAGGACGCGGGCGCGGTCGCCGTCATGGCCCTGGAGGCCGTCCCGGCGGATATCCGCAAGCGCGGCGGCGTCGCCCGGATGGCCGATCCCGCCGACGTCGAGGAGATCATCGACGAAGTGTCGATCCCGGTGATGGGCAAGTCCCGGATCGGCCACACGAAAGAGGCCCAGATTCTCGAAGCGATCGGCGTCGACATGGTCGACGAGAGTGAGGTGTTGACCCCCGCCGACGACGCGTACCACATCGACAAGCGGGAGTTCACGACACCGTTCGTCTGTGGGGCCCGCAACCTCGGCGAGGCGCTGCGCCGGATCGACGAGGGGGCGGCGATGATCCGCACGAAGGGCGAGGCCGGCACAGGTGACGTCAACCAGGCCGTCCACCACCAGCGGACGATCAAGGGCGCGATCCGGCGACTCGAAGGCATGAGCCACGAGGAACGCGAGGCCTGGGCGCGCGAGCACGAGGCCCCCGCCGATCTGGTCCACGAGACCGCCGAAATGGGGCGATTGCCGGTCGTGAACTTCGCGGCCGGTGGAATCGCAACACCCGCAGACGCTGCGTTGATGATGCACCACGAGTGTGACGGTATCTTCGTCGGCTCGGGTATCTTCGGTGCCGAGGACCCACAGGCCATGGGTGAGGCTATCGTCGAGGCCGTGAATAACTGGGACGACCCCGAGACACTTGCATCGATTGCCAGCAACATTGGCTCGGGCATGAAAGGCGACGCCAACGTCGACCTGCCCGAAGAGGAACAACTGCAAGGCAGGGGCGTCTGAGGAGCGTTCCGTCGAATACACTGGTCTATTTTCGACCGGTTTTCGACCAATTCAGCGGCTTACGGGTATTTTGCGTAGTAATGATATCGAGGCGCAACCAGCGAACAACCTGTCGGCAGCGGTCAGTCCTTGCTTTGCTCGTAATTCTCGACGAGTAAAGCGATGATGCCGAACGTGCCACAGAGCATGATGGGCAACACGAGGAACGTAGTACTTGTCGCGGTAACGTAGGTTCCGATCGACCGAAGTGGGCCCATGGCCAGCATTTCGGGGAACATTGTGGGGAAGGAACTGAAGCCAATGCTACCCAGGTCCAGTTCCTTTTGGACCCACGGGTCGGCGACCAGCAGCGTCACACTCGCCAGGAAACTGACCAACATGAAGTACGTGATCACGGGTGTCAGCGAACGCGTGAACGCATCACCTGGCGATTGGATGTCTGGACTTCGCCAGGCCCGGAGAAAGCCCATCCCTGCGATCACGAGCATGACGACCACCAGTGGAATAGTGACATTCGCCATATCGGCGA harbors:
- the pdxS gene encoding pyridoxal 5'-phosphate synthase lyase subunit PdxS, with product MTETDLEDLRRGTDLVKRGFAKMQKGGVIMDVVSPEQARIAEDAGAVAVMALEAVPADIRKRGGVARMADPADVEEIIDEVSIPVMGKSRIGHTKEAQILEAIGVDMVDESEVLTPADDAYHIDKREFTTPFVCGARNLGEALRRIDEGAAMIRTKGEAGTGDVNQAVHHQRTIKGAIRRLEGMSHEEREAWAREHEAPADLVHETAEMGRLPVVNFAAGGIATPADAALMMHHECDGIFVGSGIFGAEDPQAMGEAIVEAVNNWDDPETLASIASNIGSGMKGDANVDLPEEEQLQGRGV